From one Flavobacteriales bacterium genomic stretch:
- a CDS encoding FAD-dependent monooxygenase, with the protein MKNITIVGGGLVGSLLAVFLAKRGHKVNVFERRADPRKSNVYAGRSINLVVSHRGWTALKAAGVHGAVERIVVPVHARMTHDHDGKLTRLPYSIDERAIHSVSRGELNKVMLSEAERFPNVKLHFEHRCTSVNLETGTCTFHNEATGEASAVSADVVFGSDGAPSAVRQEFMKHRFTFSQTYIEHDYKEIAFAPNADGTPRMDPHCLHIWPRRWFMMMGLANTDGGFTGTLFMPHEGEYSFDRIKGEDDLKRFFEEHFRDAIPMLPDLAEQYFRNPQSNLAIIRCSPWTYKDKVALIGDAAHAIVPFYGEGMNAGYEDCKVLNDLLNQHGDDNWGTVLDAYHKARKPNGDAIADLSLRNFVEMRDLVADPKFILRKKIEGHLQAKHPDKWLPLYSQVKFSDIGYKTAWDEGLRHDRIMEQVLAMPGIEEKWESEEVEKVALGLFEFKA; encoded by the coding sequence ATGAAGAACATCACCATCGTCGGCGGAGGATTGGTCGGCAGCCTCCTGGCCGTGTTCCTGGCCAAGCGCGGGCACAAGGTCAACGTGTTCGAGCGGAGGGCCGATCCGCGCAAGAGCAACGTGTATGCGGGTCGAAGCATCAACCTGGTGGTGAGCCACCGCGGATGGACCGCGTTGAAGGCCGCCGGTGTGCATGGGGCCGTTGAGCGCATCGTGGTGCCCGTGCATGCCCGCATGACGCACGACCACGACGGCAAGCTCACGCGACTGCCCTACAGCATCGACGAGCGCGCCATCCACAGCGTGAGCCGCGGCGAGTTGAACAAGGTGATGCTCAGCGAAGCGGAGAGATTCCCCAACGTGAAGCTCCATTTCGAGCACCGCTGCACCAGCGTGAATCTCGAGACGGGCACCTGCACCTTCCACAACGAGGCCACGGGCGAAGCGAGCGCTGTGTCTGCTGATGTGGTCTTCGGTAGCGATGGCGCGCCCAGCGCGGTGCGACAGGAATTCATGAAGCACCGCTTCACCTTCAGCCAGACCTACATCGAGCACGATTACAAGGAGATCGCCTTCGCGCCGAATGCGGATGGCACGCCGCGCATGGATCCGCATTGCCTGCACATCTGGCCGCGCCGCTGGTTCATGATGATGGGCCTCGCCAACACCGACGGCGGATTCACGGGGACGCTCTTCATGCCGCACGAGGGCGAATACTCCTTCGACCGCATCAAGGGCGAGGACGACCTGAAGCGCTTCTTCGAGGAACACTTCCGCGATGCCATCCCCATGCTGCCCGATCTCGCCGAGCAGTACTTCCGCAACCCGCAGAGCAACCTGGCCATCATCCGCTGCTCGCCATGGACATACAAGGACAAGGTGGCGCTGATCGGCGATGCCGCGCACGCCATCGTGCCCTTCTATGGCGAAGGCATGAACGCGGGCTACGAGGATTGCAAGGTGCTCAACGACCTGCTCAACCAGCACGGCGACGACAACTGGGGGACCGTTCTCGACGCTTACCACAAGGCTCGCAAGCCCAACGGCGACGCCATCGCGGACCTCTCGCTGCGCAATTTCGTGGAGATGCGCGACCTGGTCGCCGACCCGAAGTTCATCTTGCGCAAGAAGATCGAAGGCCACCTGCAAGCGAAGCATCCGGACAAGTGGCTCCCGCTCTACAGCCAGGTGAAGTTCAGCGACATCGGCTACAAGACAGCATGGGATGAAGGCCTACGACATGATCGCATCATGGAGCAGGTGCTGGCGATGCCGGGCATCGAGGAGAAATGGGAGAGCGAGGAGGTGGAGAAAGTGGCGTTGGGGTTGTTTGAGTTCAAGGCCTGA
- a CDS encoding MBL fold metallo-hydrolase yields the protein MLKVQSFTFNPFQENSYVIHDGERAILIDPGCWNTAEERELNDWLSVNKLTPERLILTHAHIDHVLGCAWAHDRFGLLPELHMADLELLRLAPRQGQLYGVACQASPEPERFIAEGDIVRIGTDELRVLFVPGHAPGHIALFSEAERFVVAGDALFQGSIGRTDLPGGDYETLIRSIKEQLFPLGDDVVVHCGHGPDTTIGRERRMNPFLR from the coding sequence ATGCTCAAAGTCCAGTCGTTCACTTTCAATCCATTCCAAGAGAACAGCTACGTGATCCACGATGGGGAGCGAGCCATCCTCATCGACCCCGGTTGCTGGAATACAGCCGAGGAGCGGGAGCTGAATGATTGGCTCTCCGTGAACAAACTCACCCCCGAGCGCCTGATCCTCACCCACGCGCACATCGACCACGTGCTAGGCTGCGCATGGGCGCATGACCGCTTCGGACTGCTGCCCGAACTTCACATGGCCGACCTTGAATTGCTTCGGCTCGCCCCCCGCCAGGGCCAGCTATACGGCGTGGCCTGCCAGGCCTCACCGGAGCCTGAGCGCTTCATCGCCGAAGGAGACATCGTCCGCATCGGTACCGATGAACTGCGCGTGCTCTTCGTGCCGGGTCACGCGCCGGGTCACATCGCCCTGTTCTCCGAGGCCGAGCGCTTCGTGGTCGCTGGCGATGCGCTCTTCCAAGGCAGCATCGGACGAACCGACCTTCCCGGCGGCGACTACGAAACACTCATCCGCAGCATCAAGGAACAGCTCTTCCCTTTAGGCGACGATGTGGTGGTGCATTGCGGGCATGGTCCGGACACCACGATCGGCAGGGAGCGGAGGATGAATCCATTCTTGCGCTGA